CTCAAAGACATTCCCGACCTGTCCCCGCCAGGGCAGGCAGGCAAAGTAAGCCTGGACCGCACCCCCCTTGGCGACGGGGAAGACGAAATGGCCGCCCTGCTGCAGCGGCGCAAGGATGTTCAGGACAAAAAACGTCAGGCAGCCGAAGACCAGGCCGAACAGCGCGCCAGGGCGGAATTTGTGCTGGGGGTGGCCCATCTCAAGCGGGGAGATAGAATCAAGGCCCTGCAGTTGTTTGAAAAAGTCGCCACCATGGACGGCGAGTTCGCCCCGCGACACAAGCACATGTTCAACGAGTTCGGCATTGGCCTGCGCAAAAACAATCTGCCGGACATGGCCTTGAAGATGTACCGCCGCACCTTGGAACTCTCACCCAACGACGACCACATCTATCACAACATGGCCCGCATCCATTACGAGCGTGGCGAGGTCGCCAAGGCCACGGAGCTGCTGCAAAAGAGCCTGGAGCTCAACCCGGGTCTGGAAATGTCCCGCAAGTTTTTGGATTTCATCGAGAAAAACAGAAAGAAGTTCCCGAGGTTTTCGCTGTAGCCAGGAGTGGCAGCCATGCTCGATTATTCCAGCGAGCTGACCCGGCTGCAGCATGCCCTTGCCCGCCAGATGCAGGCGCGGCCGCAGCTGTTGAACCTCTCCCCCCGGTCCCTGGCCTGGAAGGTGGACCCCTGGTATTACGTGGCCCTGGCCCCGCAGTTTCTGGCGCATTGGGCTGTCTGGGGGGCCATGCGTCCCGGCGTGGCGGCAGAGGTGCTGCTTCGCACAGGGGTGATGGTTTCCAGAAAGCTGCCGTCCGGCCGCAAGACGGTGTTGCCGGTCCGGCTGGTGTGGTCCGGCGGCATCAGCCAGGCCCGGAGCCTGCTTGTGCCGGTGCAGCTGTTCCAGGCCGATGCCATGGATCGGGCCCTGCTGCTGCAGGGGCACAAACGCCCTGCGATCTCTCCCATGCGTGTGCATCCCGAGAGCCGTCCCATGCTGGCGGCATTTCTGCGCGGCAAAACCATGCTTTCCGACGCGGCGTTTCAATAGAGCAAGTTATCTTTGAAAGGAGTTCTCGGGGGAAAACCTTNGTCCTTTTTCAAAATTACAATGCTCTAGTCCGGGTCCAGCATGGCGCGCAGGGCCGTGGCGTGTTGCCATTGGGCAATGGGGGTGGTGCGCAGCAGTTGCACCAGGGCGGCTTCGTCTTCCGGAGGCGGAGCGGGCAGCTCGTTGGCCAGCACGCCCACCCCGGGTGGATGATGGCAATCGGTATTATACAAGGCTATCCGCGGCACGAGCCGCAGGGCATGCGTGTAGCAAGCCCAGTTTGTGGGCGCCACAAACCCCTGGTGCAGGGTGTGATTGTACTTGAGCAGGTTGACGGAATTCACTTCCACGCCGTCCACCCAGTGCAGAATATCCATGAGTTCGTTCGGAATATCGCACGAATAGCGGAACGGGTGCGCCACAAAGGCGAATACCTGGCTGCGCACCGGGGCCAGCCCGCGGGCCACCTCGGCCAGGGACAGGCCCGGACGGCCCGGGCAGTGCTCCGTCAGCAATGCCGGCGGGGCGATGAGCACCACGTCATAGTGCTCGGCCAGAGTCAGTTCCATGCCGGCATACAGCCGCAGGGGCGGGTGGGCCGCTTCCAGAAAGATCAGATCCTCCCGGCTCCATTGATGATGATGTTCGGTGAACACCACTGCATCCAGCCCGCGGGCCAGGGCCAGGCGGCAGAGTTCCTCCGGGGCCAGGGACGAACAGGCGGAAAACCGCCGGGTGTGGGCGTGGCAATCCAGTCGCATTGCCGGAGCATACCACGATCCGCGCGCGGGGCAAGTGTGCGGTCAGTCTGTTGCAGCAATAAAAACGGCGCCCCCTTGCCGAGCAGGAGGGCGCCGTGATGATGGCGGTGCGCTGAGCAGCTACTACCAGTGCTTCTTGCGCTGCTCGGCCAGGGCCGCGGCCTGCTCGCCGAAGGTGGCGAAGCCGGCGTGGTGCAGGGCGTCGGTCACGGTTTCGTTCCAGTTCCAGTTGGCATAGATGGCGGCCTTGTGGAATGTGGCGCGGAAGTTCTCCATCTCCTGACGGTAGAAGCTTTCCTTGGCCGCGTCCATGTTGTCGCGCAACTGTTCGTGCAGGCGGGCCAACTCGCCTTCGTACCATTCCATGAAGTCCGCCGCGGTGGTGTACTTCTTGAGAATGTGTTCGTAGTTGTTGACCTTGATGGCCTTCTTGAGGCGTTCCAGGAACTGCTGGCAGAGCCAGTCGCCCAGTTTGTCTGCGCTGAGGTTTTCCTTTTCCACTTCGGCCACATCGAACTTGGTCTGGGCATAGGTGTCCGGCACGACGGAGGCCGAGACAATGCCGGCAATGCTCACCAGACCGCGCAGGATGAGGGAGTTGGACACGCCCTGGCCGCAGAAGCCCACCTTCTTGCCCATCTTTTGGCCGGTGAAGATGGTGACCAGAATGGCCCAGATGACGGCAGGGTCTTCTTCGTCGTAGATATGGCGCAGGCGGGCGTTGTCGCGGTCCGTGGCCAGCACCATCTGGGTCATGTCGTTGGAGCCGATGGAGAAGCCGTCGAACTCCTCGATGAACTGCTTGGCCAGGATGGCGTTGGAGGGGATTTCGCTCATCAGGTGCAGCTTGAGGCCGTCCTTGCCGCTGCGCAAGTGGTGCACCTGTTCGAGGTAGCGCTTCATGGAGCGGGCTTCTTCCAGGGTGCGCACGAAGGGCAGCATGAGCTGGAGGTTGGAGCCGCCGAAGATGCCGCGTGCGAGCTTGAAGGCTTCCAGCTCCCAGTCGTGGATGTTGCGGGATACGCCGCGGTAGCCCAGCATGGGGTTGTCTTCAAATTCTTCAAAGAGAATGCCGCCGATGAGGTTGCGGTATTCGTTCGATTTGAAGTCCGTGGTGCGGTAGATGATGGGCCGGCCGGAGAAGGCCATGGCGAACAGGGCCAGGCCCTGGGCCAGGGTCTGCACGTAATGCTCGCGGCCGGTGCGGTAGCCGCGGGCCTTGAGGATTTCCTTGATGCGGCGGGGCACGCCGGTCACGCTTTCCATGGCTCCCAGCAGGCCCACCTTGAGGGCCACATCGCGGCGCATGTTCTCGATTTTTTCGAGCATGGTCTTGATCTGGGGATCGTCCTTCACCATTTCGACCTGGGCCTTGATGGCGGCCTCGTACTCCTGGCGCAGCTTGCGGGAGTCGGGGTCCTTGCCGGCGTGGGCGAGGATCTTGTCCTTGTAGCCCATGATCACGGCCACATGCTCTTCCAGATCGGTGCTGGTTTTGAGCACGTCGATACGCTGGGAGGCCAGGTTCACGTATTCATCAAGCTTCTTGTCCAGTTCGCGAATCTGGCGATGGATGGAGAGCACTTCTTCGGTGGAGCGGGTGGATTCGCGTTCGGTCAGGGCGTCCAGCTCCTTGGCGATACCCGTCACCACGCCCACGTACTGGCGCAGCTTCATGTCCACGGAGACCACGCCGGCGGCCATCTGGTCGCGGATGATCTTGGTGAGTTCGTTGTCCAGTTCTTCGATGTGTTTTTCCACCACCTGTTCCAGCACGCCGTTGTCGTAGGCTTCCAGGGCCAGGGGATGGATGGCGATGTTGCCGAGCATGAATTCGGCGCGCAGCAGACCGACTTCGAAATCAGAGGATTCGCGCAGGCGGGAAAGGAACATGGCCTGGCCGACATCCGCCAGGATGAGGCCCACCTTGGTTTTGGTGGCAGGGAAGGAGGAGACGTCGATTTCCCCACCCACTTCCACCAGGGGCAGGGTGCCGCGGTACACCTTGCCGGTGGAGCCATCCACGGTGATTTCCTGGCCTTCCAGGCTCTTGAGCATTTCCAGCCGGCCGATGCCGATGACGGCAGGGATGCCCAGTTCCCGGGAGGTGATGGCGGCGTGGGAGGTATCCCCGCCCACATCGGCCAGAATGGCGGCAGCAATGCGCATGCCGGGCACCATGTCCGGGTCGGTGCGTTCGGCGGCCAGGATGTCGCCCTTGTTGATCTTGTTCAGCTCCAGGGCGCTGCGCAGGAACTTTACGGTGCCCTGTCCGGCGCCGCGGGAGGCGCCATTGCCTTCAAGCACCAACTCGGCGTTCTGGCGGGCCTTGGGCTCCACTTCCAGACGGCGCATGTAAATGGTGTGCGGGTGGTGCTCGAATTCTTCGTTCCAGCGGGTTTCCGGCCGGGCCTGGACGAACCAGAGGCGGTCTGCGGCGTCGAAGCAGAACTCGGTGTCCATGATCATGCCGTCATAGGCGGCGCTCACGGCGCGCACGCCCTTGGCCACTTCCTCGGCCTGAGCCAGGGAGAGGGCCCACCGGTAGACTTCGTGTTCGGGCACATCCACAATTTTGGTGCCGCCCATGACGTCGTCGTAGACAATTTTTTTGTCTTTGGCGCCCATGAAGCGGATGACCACTTCGGACCCGTCGCCACGCTTGAAGACGTAGAACTTGTCCGGGGTGACCATGCCGCCCACCACAGCTTCGCCCAGGCCGTAGCTGGCGTCGATGGAGACGAGATCCTTGCGCATGGTGCCGCGGCAGCCGGTGGCCGTATCTGCACTGAAGGCCGTGCCGGAGATGACGGGGTTGATCATGCGCATGATGCAGACCGAGAGGGAGGTGTTCTCGATGGACCACTCGATCTTGGCTTTGGTGGCGATTTCATCGTCGCCCGAGTCTTCCGCCTTGATGAGGGCGTCCAGGATGGCCTCGCGGCGATACGTCATGGAGCGCAGGTTGTAGGCAGAGGCGCAGTCCCACTGGTAGGCTTCCACGCACTGGGTGTCGCCCACGATGTTCAGGTAGGTATCCTGCAGGCCGGCAAAGGCTTTTTTGCGGCTGTCTTCCCCTGCGGCGGAGGAACGCACGGCCACGGGTTCATCTTCGATGCCGGCTTCCTTGCAGATCTCGTTGTAGGCCTCGCGGACGGCGTTTTCGATGTCCTTGGGCATTTCCACGGAGAGGATGCCCACCTGCACCAGCATGGAACGCTTGCGAAGCTGGTCTATGCC
This sequence is a window from Megalodesulfovibrio gigas DSM 1382 = ATCC 19364. Protein-coding genes within it:
- a CDS encoding tetratricopeptide repeat protein, translating into MADSSVKKGIYSSTHSTPLIAGMTRRAAKVKRFWAVQTEDDGSFSIQPLNQNLIPTGQKRPITTTELSARFTFEPDYFVEQGTKALWRPGPEGQPSAPAADPADTSLLPLQLKDIPDLSPPGQAGKVSLDRTPLGDGEDEMAALLQRRKDVQDKKRQAAEDQAEQRARAEFVLGVAHLKRGDRIKALQLFEKVATMDGEFAPRHKHMFNEFGIGLRKNNLPDMALKMYRRTLELSPNDDHIYHNMARIHYERGEVAKATELLQKSLELNPGLEMSRKFLDFIEKNRKKFPRFSL
- a CDS encoding PHP domain-containing protein; its protein translation is MRLDCHAHTRRFSACSSLAPEELCRLALARGLDAVVFTEHHHQWSREDLIFLEAAHPPLRLYAGMELTLAEHYDVVLIAPPALLTEHCPGRPGLSLAEVARGLAPVRSQVFAFVAHPFRYSCDIPNELMDILHWVDGVEVNSVNLLKYNHTLHQGFVAPTNWACYTHALRLVPRIALYNTDCHHPPGVGVLANELPAPPPEDEAALVQLLRTTPIAQWQHATALRAMLDPD
- a CDS encoding PEP/pyruvate-binding domain-containing protein, producing MAKAKAEAQMATQTSAEQGTETASPGQEQAGAPDLAKLKEKLVLTGADIVAIGEEAELLVGGKNYNTAIISQVSGIRAPQFRAISSIAFHRVLDETKVNATLVRQLVDREYNRTDWNDAEINKDPEYLKHFVRRLAKDVKSETRAHPGANQLKLRTFINNVVEGFATSPEGIDQLRKRSMLVQVGILSVEMPKDIENAVREAYNEICKEAGIEDEPVAVRSSAAGEDSRKKAFAGLQDTYLNIVGDTQCVEAYQWDCASAYNLRSMTYRREAILDALIKAEDSGDDEIATKAKIEWSIENTSLSVCIMRMINPVISGTAFSADTATGCRGTMRKDLVSIDASYGLGEAVVGGMVTPDKFYVFKRGDGSEVVIRFMGAKDKKIVYDDVMGGTKIVDVPEHEVYRWALSLAQAEEVAKGVRAVSAAYDGMIMDTEFCFDAADRLWFVQARPETRWNEEFEHHPHTIYMRRLEVEPKARQNAELVLEGNGASRGAGQGTVKFLRSALELNKINKGDILAAERTDPDMVPGMRIAAAILADVGGDTSHAAITSRELGIPAVIGIGRLEMLKSLEGQEITVDGSTGKVYRGTLPLVEVGGEIDVSSFPATKTKVGLILADVGQAMFLSRLRESSDFEVGLLRAEFMLGNIAIHPLALEAYDNGVLEQVVEKHIEELDNELTKIIRDQMAAGVVSVDMKLRQYVGVVTGIAKELDALTERESTRSTEEVLSIHRQIRELDKKLDEYVNLASQRIDVLKTSTDLEEHVAVIMGYKDKILAHAGKDPDSRKLRQEYEAAIKAQVEMVKDDPQIKTMLEKIENMRRDVALKVGLLGAMESVTGVPRRIKEILKARGYRTGREHYVQTLAQGLALFAMAFSGRPIIYRTTDFKSNEYRNLIGGILFEEFEDNPMLGYRGVSRNIHDWELEAFKLARGIFGGSNLQLMLPFVRTLEEARSMKRYLEQVHHLRSGKDGLKLHLMSEIPSNAILAKQFIEEFDGFSIGSNDMTQMVLATDRDNARLRHIYDEEDPAVIWAILVTIFTGQKMGKKVGFCGQGVSNSLILRGLVSIAGIVSASVVPDTYAQTKFDVAEVEKENLSADKLGDWLCQQFLERLKKAIKVNNYEHILKKYTTAADFMEWYEGELARLHEQLRDNMDAAKESFYRQEMENFRATFHKAAIYANWNWNETVTDALHHAGFATFGEQAAALAEQRKKHW